GGAACCATTTATTCAGCGCCCATGCAAATTTGAGAGACCGTAGACGTGCCTTCTGGTTGCGGGTTGTGATTGGACACACAACACGACTGAATATCATTGGAGTATCTGTAAATAAGCGAGCCAATCAATGTCTTCAAAACCGCAGTCCCACCCATCGCCTCATGACGTAAACGACGTATGCGTTTGAGTTTTATTTAACTTTCCCGCTCATTTTTATATACACAATACAATTTATTCGCAGTTTTATCTACAAGTTTATTTAACGCTTCTTATTAATGAGCGTGTAACAAATCATACGTAAAGCTTATACAAAAAGTTAAACTAATTTAAAGCAGCTGTAAACAAGATCTATAAACCCGTATGTGTTGGAAAGCAAAATTATCATACAGTTTTTTATATTGAGCTTACACAACCGTTTCTATCTTATGTTACGTGAGTACCATAGGTCGAAATAGGCCAGACACTATATCACAAAAATCTGATAAATTAATGGGTTTGTTGAACAGAAAATTGATTAAAACCTGACACGTTCCAAAACGGACAAATTTACTCTTTACATGAGAAGAtgggtggctcttaaaagagccgtTTGGGTTTGAGTGATTTCATCGTTTAACCTCCGAAACCGTACAGAGTGCGACCCTGACGCTTCAGAGCATAGACGACATCCATGGCGGTGACGGTCTTTCTCTTGGCGTGTTCAGTGTAGGTGACGGCGTCACGAATAACGTTCTCCAAAAACACCTTCAGCACACCGCGAGTCTCCTCATAGATCAGACCGGAGATACGCTTGACTCCACCACGACGAGCGAGACGACGGATGGCGGGTTTGGTGATTCCCTGGATGTTATCACGCAAAACCTTGCGATGACGCTTAGCGCCTCCTTTGCCGAGTCCTTTACCGCCTTTACCTCTCCCAGACATGACTTCAACTTCTCGTAACAAAAATGCATAATGGGGCGCTGTGAAACAGGACTTTGGAGTTGCATACAGGACCTGATGGAAACACAGAAATGAAGGCGGAGCCAGCAATGTGCTTCTAGTTCGACCCACCTCCAGTTTCTAttttattgattatttattgTCACATAGACATCAAtttcaaaatacaaaattatgattttctaATATGCCCAACGCAACATGCAGTCGTGcttgtttacagtaaatgtCTTGCTTTATAGCAATGTAAACAAGATAATAATCCAAAAGTCAAccaataaacatttttttccgTTATATAATGAGGACTTTACTATGGTACCATGTTCATGGTTGCAATTTCCTCGAAAGGAACATTTTACACTCTAGCAAAAACAATTAATTTGTTATAACTGGGCACGAGATTAGTTGAACgtgttttattttcttgttgTGCTTACACGTCACGAACGCTCAAGTTAGTGGTTAAATGGTAAACAGATTGTAATGCTTTGATCTCCGTTAAACAGTAAACAAGTTACAGATAAaaccaagaaaaaaaatacttataaCCTAACTGGTTCCATtcactttttaataaaaaaacttttatttatttaaaaaaaatctagttttcTTAAAAGGTTAAAACAAGTTACAACAGCTAAACAAAGAAAATCTCTCGTTCTGTGGAATTGtggtggctcttaaaagagcctttGCGTTGATGCGGATGACGTGGAGTTTAGGCGCGTTCACCACGAATGCGGCGGGCCAGCTGGATGTCTTTGGGCATGATGGTGACCCTCTTGGCGTGGATGGCGCACAGGTTGGTGTCCTCAAACAGGCCGACCAAATAAGCTTCGCTAGACTCCTGCAGGGCCATGACGGCGGAGCTCTGGAAGCGCAGATCAGTCTTGAAGTCCTGGGCGATTTCTCTCACCAGACGCTGGAAAGGCAGCTTACGGATCAGCAGCTCA
The DNA window shown above is from Paramisgurnus dabryanus chromosome 23, PD_genome_1.1, whole genome shotgun sequence and carries:
- the LOC135780822 gene encoding histone H4 codes for the protein MSGRGKGGKGLGKGGAKRHRKVLRDNIQGITKPAIRRLARRGGVKRISGLIYEETRGVLKVFLENVIRDAVTYTEHAKRKTVTAMDVVYALKRQGRTLYGFGG
- the LOC135787897 gene encoding histone H3; the encoded protein is MARTKQTARKSTGGKAPRKQLATKAARKSAPATGGVKKPHRYRPGTVALREIRRYQKSTELLIRKLPFQRLVREIAQDFKTDLRFQSSAVMALQESSEAYLVGLFEDTNLCAIHAKRVTIMPKDIQLARRIRGERA